The following coding sequences are from one Achromobacter sp. B7 window:
- a CDS encoding DUF1428 domain-containing protein, giving the protein MQEYIDGFLLPVPKANVPAYQKMADQAKAVWLEHGALDYREGVADDLASETFRSFREAANAKDDETVVFAWIVYASKAERDRINALVMADPRLANTCCEGVFDFKRMCWGGFSTLVAK; this is encoded by the coding sequence ATGCAGGAATACATAGATGGTTTTTTGCTGCCGGTGCCCAAGGCGAACGTGCCGGCCTACCAGAAGATGGCGGACCAGGCCAAGGCGGTCTGGCTGGAGCACGGCGCGCTGGATTACCGCGAAGGCGTGGCCGATGACCTGGCCAGCGAAACCTTCCGGTCGTTCAGGGAAGCGGCCAACGCCAAGGACGACGAAACCGTGGTGTTTGCCTGGATCGTGTACGCCAGCAAGGCCGAACGCGACCGGATCAACGCGCTGGTGATGGCCGACCCGCGCCTGGCCAACACGTGCTGCGAAGGCGTGTTCGATTTCAAACGCATGTGCTGGGGCGGATTCAGCACGCTGGTAGCAAAATAA